The following are from one region of the Populus trichocarpa isolate Nisqually-1 chromosome 8, P.trichocarpa_v4.1, whole genome shotgun sequence genome:
- the LOC18101583 gene encoding histone H1 has product MPSSATAAPSKAKANLSKSKKTAAALTSGGAKKPRAYPTYHEMVKEAIVALKERSGSSQIAIAKFIEEKHKSNLPVNFKKLLLVQLKKLVANGKLVKVKNSFKLPPKSSAKDAASVKKAAPANPKAEAKPKPEKAAKAEAVKSPAKKAVVGAKNKTPAKKAVKKTKSIKSPVKKAVKKTKK; this is encoded by the exons ATGCCCTCCTCCGCCACCGCAGCTCCGTCGAAGGCCAAAGCCAACCTCTCTAAATCGAAGAAAACCGCAGCTGCATTAACCTCTGGTGGTGCCAAGAAACCCAGAGCCTACCCTACTTATCATGAG ATGGTCAAGGAGGCGATTGTGGCTTTGAAGGAAAGGAGTGGATCGAGCCAGATTGCAATTGCTAAGTTCATCGAAGAGAAGCATAAGTCCAACCTCCCTGTAAATTTCAAGAAACTGCTGCTTGTTCAATTGAAGAAACTTGTTGCTAATGGCAAGCTAGTTAAGGTCAAGAACTCCTTCAAGCTCCCTCCTAAATCTTCCGCTAAGGATGCTGCTTCTGTGAAGAAAGCGGCTCCGGCGAATCCCAAGGCCGAGGCTAAGCCTAAGCCGGAAAAGGCTGCGAAGGCCGAGGCTGTAAAGTCTCCGGCGAAGAAAGCTGTTGTTGGGGCTAAAAATAAGACTCCGGCGAAAAAGGCAGTAAAGAAAACCAAGAGTATTAAGTCGCCGGTGAAGAAGGCAGTTAAGAAGACCAAGAAGTGA
- the LOC7473451 gene encoding calmodulin calcium-dependent NAD kinase, with the protein MQSNNNNGHAKLTGVLAASLVGFISAAAAWTLDYRRKPKAKRDQHIIPGLVWKEFGRLENLERFSDYVARQMGFADADECPRLCKLAYDYLKRSEGCENNIYDFFAGAPELQTFLYVKLMAEFEKCILTYFAFHWSRASLFIGQVMDVESVRKPKRKGFDDNDLKQRFERVTEELKVTRLFSTLVEGLKASGQGESHCTEVMVPVALSERSPVLLLMGGVMGAGKSTVTKDILKEPFWSGAKAKAVVVEADAFKESDVTYRANSSMGHHDDMLQTAELVHQSSLLVTALNEGQDVIIDGTLSWESFVEQTIAMARNVHKCRYRMRPGYQVAEDWTVDVNYWEKVEQEEEDQRLNNEKGELTGRKPYRIELVGVVCDPYLAVVRGIRRAITTRGAVRVDSQLKSHKRFASAFERYCQLVDNARLYCTNSVGAPPSQIAWKDGDNMLLINPEGYKCLTNASNLRAEAESIYELYTDPSPIFEPGSFWKDIVMDPSRPTVQSELRTSILNIEKS; encoded by the exons ATGCAGTCAA ATAATAATAACGGCCATGCCAAATTGACAGGAGTTCTTGCCGCTTCCTTAGTGGGTTTCATCAGTGCCGCTGCTGCTTGGACTCTCGACTATCGGAGAAAACCAAAAGCTAAAAGAGACCAGCACATCATTCCAGGCTTAGTCTGGAAAGAATTTGGCCGTTTGGAAAATCTTGAAAGATTCTCCGATtatgttg CTAGGCAGATGGGATTTGCAGATGCAGATGAGTGTCCACGGCTATGCAAATTGGCTTATGATTATCTGAAAAGATCTGAAGGGTGTGAGAATAACATATATGACTTTTTTGCTGGTGCACCAGAGTTACAAACTTTTCTGTACGTGAAGCTGATGGCGGAATTTGAAAAATGCATCCTCACTTATTTCGCATTTCATTGGAGCAGAGCATCTCTGTTTATCGGTCAG GTTATGGATGTTGAATCCGTGAGGAAACCAAAGCGCAAAGGGTTTGATGACAATGACTT AAAACAAAGATTTGAGAGGGTGACCGAGGAATTGAAAGTTACAAGGTTATTTTCTACTCTAGTTGAGGGATTGAAAGCAAGCGGCCAGGGGGAATCACATTGTACGGAGGTCATGGTGCCGGTGGCACTGAGTGAGAGAAGTCCGGTACTGCTACTTATGGGTGGTGTTATGGGGGCTGGCAAGAGCACTGTCACCAAAGATATTCTCAAAGA ACCGTTCTGGTCAGGAGCAAAGGCAAAGGCGGTTGTGGTAGAGGCTGATGCATTCAAAGAGTCGGATGTCACCTACCGAGCCAATAGCTCCATGGGCCATCACGATGACATGCTTCAAACTGCTGAACTG GTGCACCAATCATCACTCCTAGTAACTGCACTGAATGAAGGACAGGATGTAATCATTGATGGCACCCTTTCATGGGAGTCTTTCGTGGAGCAAACAATTGCCATGGCTCGTAATGTGCACAAATGTCGTTACCGAATGAGACCAGGGTACCAGGTTGCTGAGGATTGGACCGTTGATGTAAATTACTGGGAAAAGGTAGAGCAAGAGGAAGAAGACCAGCGATTAAACAACGAGAAAGGAGAATTAACTGGCAGGAAACCATACAGAATAGAGCTGGTTGGAGTTGTCTGTGACCCTTATCTAGCTGTTGTTAGAGGCATCAG GAGAGCTATAACGACAAGAGGGGCAGTGAGGGTGGATTCCCAGTTAAAGTCCCACAAGAGATTTGCCAGCGCATTTGAAAGATACTGCCAACTTGTTGATAATGCCAGGCTTTATTGCACCAATTCAGTGGGAGCACCGCCTAGT CAGATAGCATGGAAAGATGGCGACAACATGCTCCTGATTAATCCAGAGGGGTACAAATGCTTGACAAATGCAAGCAATTTGAGGGCTGAAGCAGAATCCATCTACGAGCTTTACACAGACCCAAGCCCCATTTTCGAGCCGGGCTCTTTTTGGAAAGACATCGTCATGGATCCTTCCAGGCCCACTGTTCAATCGGAGCTCAGAACCTCTATTCTAAACATCGAAAAATCATGA